A genome region from Melospiza melodia melodia isolate bMelMel2 chromosome 26, bMelMel2.pri, whole genome shotgun sequence includes the following:
- the ZBTB40 gene encoding LOW QUALITY PROTEIN: zinc finger and BTB domain-containing protein 40 (The sequence of the model RefSeq protein was modified relative to this genomic sequence to represent the inferred CDS: inserted 2 bases in 1 codon), with amino-acid sequence MVKVHMKCCQVAREKQIQHKECGEVKSTKNELEKHQLEVYRMVGMAKKKKKRKRLPMACDIXGREFAHSSAQNHCSSRFSSLRCSCCDKTFTSTAAHQKHIKAEHTGFPSTGGVLLEMEFALLLLAEISSEGPVRYCLEWSCPIC; translated from the exons GTGCACATGAAATGCTGTCAGGTCGCCAGAGAAAAGCAGATCCAGCATAAAGAGTGTGGCGAGGTCAAGTCGACAAAGAATGAGCTGGAGAAACATCAGTTGGAGGTCTACAGGATGGTGGGGAtggccaagaagaaaaagaagaggaagaggctcCCCATGGCATGTGACAT TGGAAGAGAGTTTGCTCATTCCTCAG CTCAGAATCACTGCTCCTCCAGGTTCTCCTCCCTGCGGTGCAGCTGCTGTGACAAAACCTTCACCAGCACTGCTGCTCACCAAAAGCACATCAAGGCAGAGCACACAG GTTTTCCATCCACTGGAGGCGTCCTGCTGGAGATGGAGTTTGCCCTTCTCCTCCTGGCTGAAATAAG CTCAGAGGGTCCAGTGAGATATTGCTTAgagtggagctgccccatctgttGA